Proteins from a single region of Sphingomonas morindae:
- a CDS encoding TerC family protein produces the protein MSSLLASFAAPSTWLALVTLIVMEVVLGIDNLVFISILSNRLPPAQQQKARRLGLGLALGLRLALLSTIAWLVGLTEPVLDLGLTGPLVDGHPAFETALSLRDCILLAGGLFLIWKATREIHHSLTPEEEKAGTASPAPGFGAAIVQILALDLVFSIDSILTAIGMTNDLPVMVVAVIVAVGLMLLASGPLARFIQRNPTVVMLALGFLLMIGAVLIADALGVHVPKGYIYAAMAFSALVEALNMAARRRRAKH, from the coding sequence ATGTCCAGCCTCCTCGCCAGCTTCGCCGCGCCTTCCACCTGGCTCGCGCTTGTCACCTTGATCGTGATGGAGGTGGTTCTTGGGATCGACAATCTTGTCTTCATATCGATTCTTTCGAATCGCCTGCCGCCCGCCCAGCAGCAGAAGGCGCGGCGGCTGGGGCTCGGCCTGGCGCTGGGGCTGAGGCTGGCGCTGCTCTCCACCATCGCCTGGCTGGTCGGCCTCACCGAGCCCGTGCTCGATCTCGGCCTCACCGGTCCGCTGGTCGATGGTCATCCCGCCTTCGAGACGGCGCTCTCGCTGCGCGATTGCATCCTGCTGGCGGGCGGCCTCTTCCTGATCTGGAAGGCGACGCGCGAAATCCACCACAGCCTCACGCCCGAGGAGGAGAAGGCCGGCACCGCCAGCCCCGCGCCGGGCTTCGGCGCCGCGATCGTCCAGATCCTCGCGCTCGATCTCGTCTTCTCGATCGATTCGATCCTCACCGCCATCGGCATGACCAATGATCTGCCGGTCATGGTGGTGGCGGTGATCGTCGCGGTCGGGCTGATGCTGCTCGCGTCCGGGCCGCTCGCCCGCTTCATCCAGCGCAACCCCACGGTGGTGATGCTCGCGCTCGGTTTTTTGCTGATGATCGGCGCGGTGCTGATCGCGGATGCGCTCGGCGTCCATGTGCCCAAGGGCTATATCTATGCCGCCATGGCATTTTCCGCGCTGGTCGAGGCGCTCAACATGGCCGCGCGGCGGCGGCGCGCAAAGCATTGA
- a CDS encoding LptA/OstA family protein, which yields MIRRSLVLLLLPVASALAAQDKPHDSNAPIDWEADRIEVQDREHKATLIGNVHVRQQEMTLTADRVVALYTGSIANSQGNSGGEALKVQRLDANGHVVVTRPNEVARGNYGIDDLQKKLITLIGNVSLDRNGSVVRGGRLVIDQTTDRATVDGSAVGGAGTTGKGGRVSGRFVVDQDSKK from the coding sequence ATGATCCGGCGTTCGCTCGTGCTGCTCCTTCTCCCCGTCGCGAGCGCGCTCGCGGCGCAGGACAAGCCGCATGACAGCAACGCGCCGATCGATTGGGAAGCCGATCGCATCGAGGTGCAGGATCGCGAGCACAAGGCCACGCTGATCGGCAATGTCCATGTCCGCCAGCAGGAGATGACGCTCACCGCCGATCGCGTCGTCGCGCTCTATACCGGCAGCATCGCCAACAGCCAGGGCAATAGCGGCGGCGAGGCGCTCAAGGTGCAGCGGCTCGATGCCAATGGCCATGTCGTCGTCACCCGTCCCAACGAAGTGGCGCGCGGCAATTACGGCATCGATGATCTGCAGAAGAAGCTGATCACGCTGATCGGCAATGTCAGCCTCGATCGCAACGGCTCGGTCGTGCGCGGCGGCCGGCTGGTGATCGATCAGACCACCGATCGCGCCACCGTCGATGGTTCGGCGGTCGGCGGCGCGGGCACCACCGGCAAGGGCGGCCGCGTCTCGGGTCGCTTTGTCGTGGATCAGGATTCGAAGAAATAG
- a CDS encoding lysine--tRNA ligase, whose product MSDIDPALRAAAHSSKAWPYEEARKLLKRWPEGKPGGAPILFETGYGPSGLPHIGTFTEVARTSMVRNALAELSDAPSRLIAFSDDMDGMRKVPGNLPDAERLLAYLDQPLCRVPDPFGTHESFAAHNNARLRAFLDAFGFDYEFLAASQAYPEGRFDAVLKTILARYEAIMAVMLPTLGEERRKTYSPIFPIHPDSGKVLQVPIEVVDAEAGLIAYADPDTGARRVQSVLGGQAKAQWKVDWALRWVALGVDYEMAGKDLIDSVTQSGKIARVLDARPPEGFNYELFLDEHGAKISKTKGNGLTIEEWLRYAPIESLAFYIYREPKKARALSFSVIPKAVDEYFQFLAAYPDQPIEQKLGNPVHHVHLGRVPRVDMPLSFSLLLNLVGVAATDDRALLWRYVRRYAPQASPETHPVLDALIGHAIAYFRDFVAGSLVRRAPDAREAAALRDLDARLAALPETASAETIQTEVYEAGKAAGYEPLRDWFRVLYEVLLGSSQGPRMGSFAALYGLGNTRALIGQAVSTTV is encoded by the coding sequence ATGAGCGACATCGATCCCGCGCTGCGCGCCGCCGCCCACAGCTCCAAGGCCTGGCCCTATGAGGAGGCGCGCAAGCTGCTGAAGCGCTGGCCCGAGGGCAAGCCGGGCGGCGCGCCGATCCTGTTCGAGACGGGCTATGGCCCCTCGGGCCTGCCGCATATCGGCACCTTCACCGAAGTGGCGCGCACCTCGATGGTGCGCAACGCACTCGCCGAACTCTCCGACGCGCCGAGCCGGCTGATCGCCTTTTCCGACGATATGGACGGGATGCGCAAGGTGCCCGGCAATCTGCCGGATGCCGAGCGGCTGCTCGCCTATCTCGATCAGCCGCTGTGCCGCGTGCCCGATCCCTTCGGCACGCACGAGAGCTTCGCCGCGCACAACAATGCCCGGCTGCGCGCCTTTCTCGACGCCTTCGGCTTCGACTATGAATTTCTCGCCGCGTCCCAAGCCTATCCCGAGGGGCGCTTCGATGCGGTGCTGAAGACGATCCTGGCGCGGTACGAGGCGATCATGGCGGTGATGCTGCCCACTTTGGGGGAGGAGCGCCGCAAGACCTATTCGCCGATCTTCCCGATCCATCCCGACAGCGGCAAGGTGCTGCAGGTGCCGATCGAGGTGGTCGACGCCGAGGCCGGGCTGATCGCCTATGCCGATCCGGACACCGGCGCGCGGCGCGTCCAGTCGGTGCTGGGCGGTCAGGCCAAGGCGCAGTGGAAGGTCGATTGGGCGCTGCGCTGGGTCGCGCTGGGCGTCGATTACGAGATGGCCGGCAAGGATCTGATCGATTCGGTGACGCAATCGGGCAAGATCGCGCGCGTGCTCGACGCGCGGCCGCCCGAGGGCTTCAATTACGAGCTGTTCCTCGACGAGCATGGCGCCAAGATCTCCAAGACCAAGGGCAATGGCCTGACGATCGAGGAATGGCTGCGCTACGCGCCGATCGAGAGCCTCGCCTTCTACATCTATCGCGAGCCGAAAAAGGCGCGGGCGCTGAGCTTCTCCGTCATTCCCAAGGCGGTGGACGAATATTTCCAGTTCCTCGCCGCCTATCCCGATCAGCCGATCGAGCAGAAGCTGGGCAATCCGGTGCACCATGTGCATCTCGGCCGCGTGCCGCGCGTGGACATGCCGCTGAGCTTCTCGCTGCTGCTCAACCTGGTCGGCGTCGCCGCGACCGACGATCGCGCGCTGCTGTGGCGCTATGTCCGCCGCTACGCGCCCCAGGCCTCGCCCGAAACGCATCCCGTGCTGGATGCGCTGATCGGCCATGCCATCGCCTATTTCCGCGATTTCGTGGCGGGATCGCTGGTGCGGCGGGCGCCCGACGCGCGCGAGGCGGCGGCGCTGCGCGATCTCGACGCGCGGCTCGCCGCGCTGCCCGAGACGGCATCGGCGGAGACGATCCAGACCGAAGTCTATGAGGCGGGCAAGGCCGCCGGCTATGAGCCGCTGCGCGACTGGTTCCGCGTGCTCTACGAGGTGCTGCTCGGCTCCAGCCAGGGGCCGCGCATGGGCAGCTTCGCCGCGCTCTACGGTCTCGGCAACACGCGGGCGCTGATCGGTCAGGCCGTTTCCACTACGGTGTAA
- a CDS encoding RcnB family protein — MRRLIFGALLAATLAPAAMAQSYGEVRRDDRDVARSQRDLDRAYARGDRDDIRDARADLRDARAERREDWRDFRRSHPDVYRGPAYVGPTGDWRYRPINPGYRFEPAYYQRRYWIDPARYRLPAVYGPQRWVRYGNDVALVDIRSGRVLRVYPRFFY, encoded by the coding sequence ATGCGTAGGCTTATTTTCGGCGCGCTGCTCGCCGCCACCCTCGCTCCCGCCGCCATGGCGCAATCCTATGGCGAGGTGCGTCGCGATGATCGCGATGTCGCCCGCAGCCAGCGCGATCTCGACCGTGCCTATGCGCGCGGCGATCGCGACGATATCCGCGACGCCCGCGCGGACTTGCGCGATGCCCGCGCCGAACGCCGGGAGGATTGGCGCGATTTCCGCCGCAGCCATCCCGATGTCTATCGCGGCCCCGCCTATGTCGGCCCGACGGGCGACTGGCGCTATCGCCCGATCAACCCGGGCTATCGCTTCGAGCCCGCCTATTATCAGCGGCGCTACTGGATCGATCCCGCGCGCTACCGCCTGCCCGCCGTCTATGGCCCGCAGCGCTGGGTCCGCTACGGCAATGACGTGGCGCTGGTCGATATCCGCAGCGGCCGCGTGCTGCGCGTCTATCCCCGCTTCTTCTACTGA
- the lptB gene encoding LPS export ABC transporter ATP-binding protein produces the protein MTTIALPARDTAAPPATAQRGLAIVSIAKAYDNRPVLQDVSLEVARGEVVGLLGPNGAGKTTCFYSVMGLVKPDAGRILLDGEDITGLPMYRRAVLGLGYLPQETSIFRGLTVQQNISAVLEMSEPDPRVRADRLEQLLGEFHIGHLRDARATALSGGERRRCEIARALAAEPSIMLLDEPFAGIDPISIADIRDLVKDLKRRDIGVLITDHNVRETLDIVDRACIIYDGKVLFQGAPAALIADPDVRRLYLGEGFAL, from the coding sequence ATGACGACAATCGCGCTCCCCGCCCGCGACACCGCCGCACCGCCGGCCACGGCGCAACGCGGCCTCGCCATCGTCTCGATCGCCAAGGCCTATGACAATCGGCCGGTGCTGCAGGATGTCAGCCTCGAGGTGGCGCGCGGCGAAGTGGTGGGCCTGCTCGGCCCCAATGGCGCCGGCAAGACGACCTGCTTCTATTCGGTGATGGGGCTGGTCAAGCCCGATGCCGGCCGCATCCTGCTCGACGGCGAGGATATCACCGGCCTGCCCATGTATCGCCGCGCCGTGCTGGGGCTCGGCTATCTGCCCCAGGAAACCTCGATCTTTCGCGGGCTCACGGTGCAGCAGAACATCTCCGCGGTGCTCGAGATGAGCGAGCCCGATCCCCGCGTCCGCGCCGATCGGCTGGAGCAGCTGCTCGGCGAATTCCATATCGGCCATCTTCGCGATGCGCGCGCCACCGCGCTGTCCGGCGGCGAGCGGCGGCGCTGCGAGATCGCGCGCGCGCTCGCGGCCGAGCCCTCGATCATGCTGCTGGACGAGCCGTTCGCCGGCATCGACCCGATCTCGATCGCCGACATCCGCGATCTGGTGAAGGATCTCAAGCGCCGCGACATCGGCGTGCTGATCACCGATCACAATGTCCGCGAGACGCTCGACATCGTCGATCGCGCCTGCATCATCTATGATGGCAAGGTGCTGTTCCAGGGCGCGCCGGCGGCGCTGATCGCCGATCCGGACGTGCGCCGCCTCTATCTTGGCGAGGGCTTCGCGCTCTGA
- a CDS encoding cold-shock protein produces the protein MSFDRGRRGQRGRDKRDGFGGDDDFGGGGYGGGGFGGGDRYGGGGFGGGDRFGGGGGGDRFGGGGGGGRGGYGGGGGGFGGGGGFGGGRGGGGGFGGGGRGMPAQIVGTAKGTVKFFNGQKGFGFIVRDDGGEDVFVHISAVEQAGLTGLAEGQPLEFTLVDRGGRISATELKIEGEPIAVAEAPRAPARQLTGERASGVVKFFNPMKGFGFIQRDDGQPDAFVHISAVERAGMTTLNEGDRLEFELEVDRRGKYAAVNLQAAQ, from the coding sequence ATGAGTTTTGATCGTGGGCGGCGCGGGCAGCGCGGCAGGGACAAGCGCGACGGCTTCGGCGGCGACGACGATTTCGGCGGCGGCGGTTATGGCGGCGGTGGCTTCGGCGGTGGCGATCGCTACGGCGGTGGCGGCTTTGGCGGTGGTGACCGCTTCGGCGGCGGCGGCGGCGGTGACCGTTTCGGTGGCGGCGGCGGCGGTGGTCGCGGCGGCTATGGCGGCGGTGGTGGCGGCTTCGGCGGCGGCGGTGGTTTCGGCGGTGGCCGGGGCGGCGGTGGCGGCTTTGGCGGCGGCGGCCGCGGCATGCCCGCGCAGATCGTTGGCACCGCCAAGGGCACCGTGAAGTTTTTCAACGGCCAGAAGGGCTTCGGCTTCATCGTGCGCGATGATGGCGGCGAGGATGTGTTCGTGCACATCTCGGCGGTCGAGCAGGCGGGCCTCACCGGGCTGGCCGAGGGCCAGCCGCTGGAGTTCACGCTCGTCGATCGCGGCGGCCGCATCTCTGCGACCGAGCTGAAGATCGAGGGCGAGCCGATCGCCGTGGCCGAGGCGCCGCGCGCCCCGGCCCGCCAGCTGACCGGCGAGCGCGCCTCGGGCGTGGTGAAGTTCTTCAACCCGATGAAGGGCTTCGGCTTCATCCAGCGGGATGATGGCCAGCCGGACGCCTTTGTCCACATCTCGGCCGTCGAGCGCGCCGGCATGACCACCCTCAACGAGGGTGATCGGCTCGAGTTCGAGCTCGAGGTGGATCGCCGCGGCAAGTACGCCGCCGTGAACCTGCAGGCGGCGCAGTAA
- the lptC gene encoding LPS export ABC transporter periplasmic protein LptC: protein MPEAAAGPLSAAAREGRARRRRWAVPGSGHDRLIAVARVVLPALALVLVLVLALTPVTTGHEISFVLSKNRVATAPERMRVTRALYRGEDDSGQPFALSAASAVQARSADPVVQLKTLRARIGLAGGPATLTAPTGAYNMDNQKVALNGAVQFRSQDGYHIDTHDVDLDMKTRALSSRTPVTGRMPLGTFSADRMQADLDARSVVLTGNARLHIDQGHGKAQP, encoded by the coding sequence ATGCCTGAGGCCGCCGCCGGCCCGCTCTCGGCGGCGGCGCGCGAAGGCCGCGCCCGCCGCCGGCGCTGGGCCGTGCCCGGCTCCGGCCATGATCGCCTGATCGCGGTGGCGCGGGTGGTGCTCCCCGCGCTGGCGCTGGTGCTGGTGCTGGTGCTGGCCCTCACCCCCGTCACCACCGGCCATGAGATCAGCTTCGTCCTGTCCAAGAACCGCGTCGCCACCGCGCCGGAGCGGATGCGCGTGACGCGCGCTTTGTACCGCGGCGAGGATGATTCGGGGCAGCCCTTCGCGCTCTCCGCCGCCTCGGCGGTGCAGGCGCGCTCGGCCGATCCCGTCGTCCAGCTCAAGACGCTGCGCGCCCGCATCGGCCTGGCCGGCGGCCCGGCCACGCTCACCGCGCCCACGGGCGCGTACAATATGGACAATCAGAAGGTGGCGCTGAACGGCGCGGTGCAGTTCCGCAGCCAGGACGGCTATCATATCGATACCCATGACGTGGATCTCGACATGAAGACGCGGGCGCTTTCCAGCCGCACTCCGGTCACCGGCCGCATGCCGCTCGGCACCTTCTCGGCGGATCGGATGCAGGCCGATCTCGACGCCAGATCGGTGGTGCTTACCGGCAACGCCCGCTTGCATATCGACCAGGGACACGGCAAGGCGCAGCCATGA
- a CDS encoding ribonuclease D, with protein sequence MTVYFHEEDLPEDALAPGAVAVDTETMGLITPRDRLCVVQIADGRGDEHLVRFGPGSRFEAPRLKAVLADPERTKLYHFARFDLAAIRHYLGVVAAPVYCTKIASRLTRTYTDRHGLKELVRELLGIEISKQQQSSDWGATTLSDAQKDYAASDVRYLHQLRERFDERLVREGRMALAQACFDFLPARAELDLAGWPEIDIFAHA encoded by the coding sequence ATGACCGTCTATTTTCATGAAGAGGATCTGCCCGAGGACGCGCTCGCGCCCGGGGCGGTGGCCGTGGACACCGAGACGATGGGGCTCATCACCCCGCGCGATCGGCTTTGCGTGGTGCAGATCGCCGATGGCCGGGGGGATGAGCATCTCGTCCGCTTCGGGCCCGGCAGCCGCTTCGAGGCGCCGCGGCTCAAGGCCGTGCTCGCCGATCCGGAGCGCACCAAGCTCTACCATTTCGCCCGCTTCGATCTCGCGGCGATCCGCCATTATCTCGGCGTGGTGGCGGCACCCGTCTATTGCACCAAGATCGCCTCGCGCCTCACCCGCACCTATACCGATCGCCACGGCCTGAAGGAGCTGGTGCGCGAGCTCCTCGGCATCGAGATCTCCAAGCAGCAGCAATCCTCCGATTGGGGCGCCACCACGCTGAGCGACGCCCAGAAGGATTATGCCGCGTCCGACGTGCGCTATCTCCACCAGCTGCGCGAGCGGTTCGACGAGCGGCTGGTGCGCGAGGGCCGGATGGCGCTGGCGCAGGCCTGTTTCGATTTCCTGCCCGCGCGCGCCGAGCTTGATCTCGCCGGCTGGCCCGAGATCGACATTTTCGCCCATGCCTGA